In a single window of the Pseudodesulfovibrio profundus genome:
- a CDS encoding anthranilate synthase component I family protein — protein MSSITLTQHGKWLPADVQTTISLYMGLVADQPGILLESAEVDGRLGRYSLLAWDYRLTLHPVDGKLVVDIADDRLEPLKEFSGMDYLPGIKKIIEKLSITQTTEGGNSRDGLPGLTRGLYGYFGYGVAGMFERKLKNVCKPEDAEACLVLPGQMVLFDHLRHSCCYLSLDEGATPMPAPVQWGADLKAPDAGTPTVYPGKEAYMAGVERCKELIAEGECIQVVLSTRFTVPVPDDPFRIYRRLRQANPSPFMFYMKFPECSSMGKMCGTTLLGSSPEMMVRSADGQLEVRPIAGTRWRGETEKEDRRLEAELLADPKERAEHVMLVDLGRNDLGRISKPGTVTVEKFMNVERFSHVMHLTSYVEGELKDELDGVDVLQSTFPAGTLSGAPKIRAMEIIADLEPQDRGPYGGCIGWMGLDDGVVSLDTGITIRSMWIRDGVCHWQAGAGVVYDSDAEAEWNECHNKARVLLEVITGKGGTDVFADR, from the coding sequence ATGAGTTCGATTACATTGACGCAGCACGGGAAATGGCTCCCGGCCGACGTCCAGACAACCATCAGCCTCTATATGGGACTGGTGGCAGACCAACCGGGCATCCTGCTCGAATCCGCTGAAGTAGACGGTCGACTTGGCCGATATTCACTCCTCGCCTGGGACTACCGCCTGACCCTCCATCCTGTGGACGGCAAGCTGGTCGTGGACATTGCCGACGACCGACTGGAACCACTCAAGGAATTTTCCGGCATGGACTACCTGCCGGGTATCAAGAAAATCATAGAAAAGCTCTCGATCACGCAGACCACAGAAGGCGGCAACAGCCGCGACGGACTGCCGGGACTCACCCGAGGGCTGTACGGCTATTTCGGTTACGGCGTGGCCGGAATGTTCGAGCGCAAACTCAAGAATGTCTGCAAGCCGGAAGACGCCGAAGCATGCCTTGTCCTGCCCGGACAGATGGTACTCTTCGACCACCTCCGCCACTCCTGCTGCTACCTCAGCCTTGATGAAGGGGCCACCCCCATGCCAGCCCCTGTTCAATGGGGTGCCGACCTCAAAGCCCCGGATGCCGGGACACCCACGGTTTATCCCGGTAAAGAAGCGTACATGGCTGGCGTCGAGCGGTGCAAAGAGCTGATAGCTGAAGGCGAATGCATCCAGGTGGTGCTTTCCACCCGCTTCACCGTTCCTGTCCCCGACGACCCGTTCCGCATTTATCGGCGCCTTCGGCAGGCCAATCCCTCGCCATTCATGTTCTACATGAAATTCCCGGAATGCTCGTCCATGGGCAAGATGTGCGGCACCACCCTGCTCGGCTCCTCGCCCGAGATGATGGTTCGCTCCGCAGACGGCCAACTGGAAGTTCGGCCCATTGCCGGAACCAGATGGCGCGGCGAAACCGAAAAGGAAGACAGGCGACTGGAAGCCGAACTGCTGGCCGATCCCAAAGAGCGCGCCGAGCATGTCATGCTGGTCGATCTGGGCCGCAACGACCTTGGCCGGATATCCAAACCCGGTACGGTCACCGTTGAAAAATTCATGAATGTCGAGCGCTTTTCCCATGTCATGCACCTCACCTCCTATGTTGAGGGCGAACTGAAAGACGAGTTGGACGGTGTGGATGTATTGCAGTCCACCTTCCCGGCCGGAACCCTTTCGGGCGCACCCAAAATTCGGGCCATGGAAATCATCGCCGATCTCGAACCGCAGGATCGCGGTCCTTACGGTGGCTGCATCGGCTGGATGGGACTGGACGACGGTGTTGTTTCCCTTGATACGGGCATCACCATCCGCTCCATGTGGATTCGCGACGGTGTCTGCCACTGGCAGGCCGGTGCCGGAGTCGTTTACGATTCCGATGCTGAAGCGGAATGGAACGAGTGCCACAACAAGGCGCGTGTACTGCTCGAAGTGATCACCGGCAAGGGAGGCACCGATGTTTTTGCTGATAGATAA
- a CDS encoding prephenate dehydrogenase/arogenate dehydrogenase family protein, translating to MTKDTITTITIAGANGTMGSLFRDKFTEIGCRVTGLDLPYTEEAIRDALADCQLLLLCVPVTAMGDVVDRFKPHMLDSTILADVGSVKVGPMKAMTERHDGPVVGTHPLFGNVIPEDFAPRVAVAPGRERDDQAAQQVCQLFADCGYESFMTTADEHDRAMAFVQGLNFTSTVAFLAATRDIPSIKNFVTPSFKRRLDSAHKMLTVDMELFETISEANPYLQETNRKFMTYLSLAAGGDLELLTNRAQWWWDPSIR from the coding sequence ATGACGAAAGATACGATAACAACGATCACCATCGCCGGAGCCAATGGAACCATGGGATCCCTTTTCCGCGACAAGTTCACGGAAATAGGCTGCCGGGTAACCGGTCTCGACCTTCCCTACACAGAGGAAGCGATCCGCGACGCCCTGGCCGACTGCCAGTTGCTGTTGCTGTGTGTGCCGGTTACCGCCATGGGCGATGTGGTCGACCGATTCAAACCGCATATGCTGGATTCCACCATCCTTGCCGACGTCGGGTCGGTCAAGGTCGGCCCCATGAAAGCGATGACCGAGCGTCACGACGGGCCGGTAGTGGGCACTCACCCCCTCTTCGGAAATGTGATTCCCGAAGATTTTGCCCCGCGGGTTGCCGTGGCACCGGGACGGGAGCGCGACGATCAGGCCGCACAACAGGTCTGCCAGCTCTTTGCCGATTGTGGATATGAAAGTTTCATGACCACGGCCGATGAACACGATCGGGCCATGGCCTTTGTTCAGGGGCTGAATTTCACCTCCACCGTGGCCTTTCTGGCTGCCACACGGGATATCCCGAGCATCAAGAATTTCGTGACTCCGTCGTTCAAGCGCCGACTGGATTCCGCTCACAAGATGCTCACGGTGGACATGGAACTGTTTGAAACCATTTCAGAAGCCAACCCGTATCTACAGGAAACCAACCGCAAGTTCATGACCTACCTCAGCCTGGCTGCGGGTGGTGATCTCGAACTGCTGACTAATCGGGCACAGTGGTGGTGGGACCCGTCCATTCGATGA
- the aroA gene encoding 3-phosphoshikimate 1-carboxyvinyltransferase yields the protein MSKKPIIINAPASKSLSHRTLIAAALANGLSRISSALDSDDITRTRDCLTNCGADIKEENGDLIVRGMTDGPRGGNADGKNKDEAPHELFMHESGTTCRLMTAVAAAGHGSFNVHGAPRMHERPMGELTRALEKLGSTFDYQGEKGHLPFIMTSKGYTGKSVNITLEESSQYLSGLLLGAPLADHSVTINVTGEKAVSWPYVALTLRIMEDFKASFVVESKKSGSWKEVPWRSLKTARPGQTRFIVEPSGYQATDYRVEGDWSNASYFMAAGAVGKRPVLLKGLAADSLQGDRAIMDILSQMGASIQVTFDGILVEPANLRGVTVDMGRCPDLVPTVSAAAAFASSPTVIENVAHLRIKETDRLAACAEEASKSGAETDITGDSLIIRPGRLRKGETIDFTTYGDHRMAMSMSLFQLANIDTQFDNPACVGKSFPGFWDEWAKITG from the coding sequence ATGAGCAAGAAACCAATCATTATCAACGCCCCGGCCAGCAAATCTCTCTCTCACCGCACACTGATCGCGGCAGCGCTGGCCAATGGCCTATCCAGAATCTCGTCTGCCCTCGACAGTGATGACATCACACGGACCCGGGATTGCCTGACCAACTGCGGAGCGGACATCAAGGAAGAGAACGGCGACCTGATTGTCAGGGGCATGACGGATGGTCCCCGAGGAGGCAACGCTGACGGGAAAAACAAAGACGAAGCCCCCCACGAACTCTTCATGCACGAATCCGGTACCACCTGCCGCCTGATGACGGCCGTTGCCGCTGCAGGACACGGATCATTCAATGTTCATGGTGCACCACGAATGCACGAGCGCCCCATGGGCGAATTGACCAGAGCACTGGAAAAGCTCGGCTCGACATTCGATTACCAAGGAGAAAAGGGACACCTCCCCTTCATCATGACCAGCAAGGGCTATACCGGTAAATCGGTGAACATCACCCTGGAAGAAAGCAGCCAATACCTCTCCGGCCTGCTCCTGGGCGCGCCCTTGGCTGATCATTCCGTGACCATCAATGTAACGGGTGAAAAAGCCGTTTCCTGGCCCTATGTTGCTTTGACACTGCGCATCATGGAAGATTTCAAGGCCAGCTTTGTCGTGGAAAGCAAAAAGAGCGGTTCATGGAAAGAGGTCCCCTGGCGTTCGCTGAAAACGGCCCGCCCGGGACAGACCCGCTTTATCGTGGAACCGTCCGGCTACCAGGCCACCGACTACCGAGTGGAAGGCGACTGGTCCAATGCGAGTTACTTCATGGCCGCCGGTGCCGTGGGCAAACGTCCGGTACTGCTCAAAGGACTGGCTGCCGATTCATTGCAGGGAGACCGGGCTATCATGGATATTCTCAGCCAGATGGGAGCGTCCATTCAGGTCACCTTTGACGGCATTCTGGTCGAACCGGCCAACCTGCGAGGCGTAACTGTCGACATGGGCCGCTGCCCGGACCTCGTTCCCACGGTATCCGCTGCCGCCGCCTTTGCCTCCTCGCCCACGGTCATCGAAAACGTGGCCCACCTGCGCATCAAGGAGACCGATCGTCTGGCCGCCTGCGCGGAAGAGGCGTCCAAATCCGGAGCCGAAACCGACATCACCGGCGATTCGCTGATCATCCGTCCGGGCCGACTGCGCAAGGGGGAGACCATCGACTTCACCACCTACGGAGACCACCGCATGGCCATGTCCATGTCACTCTTCCAGTTGGCAAATATCGACACGCAGTTCGACAATCCGGCCTGTGTGGGCAAGTCCTTCCCGGGATTCTGGGATGAATGGGCCAAGATCACCGGCTAA
- the pheA gene encoding prephenate dehydratase — MADNEQNDIPDLGELRGQIDNLDQQIVNLLNKRAQVSLSVGRYKAAKGESIYKPFREQEVMNMIADSSPGPLPDRHLRTIYREIMSSSRHLQRPENVVYLGPEGTFSYFAAIEHMGSSAALTPKNNFEEIFRAVAEEGAELGVIPLENSIEGTVGQVVDLFMKYKVYIQAEVFSRISHCLMSHADSLDDVEVIYSHPQPLGQCREWLRANMRDVPTIPMESTAEAAKLVASKKAAAVVGHRKLADLHGMRILADSIEDLPDNWTRFLIIGSAPSQEDRRDKTSLLITLPDKPGALARVLTTLAHQSINMTKLESRPFKGEKWKYVFFMDLECDFGGDRYEDVLEDIRHQCHTLRVLGSYPTQEERQ; from the coding sequence ATGGCTGACAACGAACAAAACGACATCCCGGATCTTGGTGAACTGCGCGGTCAGATAGACAATCTGGACCAGCAGATCGTCAACCTGCTCAACAAACGTGCTCAGGTGAGCCTCAGCGTTGGCCGCTACAAGGCAGCCAAAGGCGAGTCCATCTACAAGCCGTTTCGCGAGCAGGAAGTGATGAACATGATCGCAGATTCTTCCCCCGGCCCGCTGCCGGACAGACACCTGCGCACCATATATCGGGAGATCATGTCTTCCTCCCGTCATCTGCAACGCCCGGAAAATGTCGTGTATCTGGGGCCGGAAGGCACCTTCTCCTATTTTGCAGCCATCGAACACATGGGAAGCTCCGCCGCGCTGACGCCCAAGAACAATTTTGAAGAAATCTTCCGCGCCGTGGCCGAAGAAGGGGCCGAACTGGGCGTCATCCCGCTGGAAAACTCCATTGAAGGCACGGTCGGCCAGGTCGTCGATCTCTTCATGAAGTATAAGGTATATATACAGGCGGAGGTCTTCAGCCGCATCAGCCATTGCCTCATGTCCCATGCCGACTCCCTTGATGACGTAGAAGTCATTTACTCGCATCCCCAGCCACTCGGTCAGTGCCGGGAATGGTTGCGCGCGAACATGCGCGACGTGCCGACCATCCCCATGGAGTCCACGGCTGAAGCGGCAAAGCTGGTCGCCAGCAAGAAGGCCGCGGCTGTAGTCGGACACCGCAAGCTGGCTGACCTGCACGGCATGCGCATTCTGGCAGACTCCATCGAGGACCTGCCCGACAACTGGACCCGCTTCCTGATCATCGGCTCTGCTCCAAGCCAGGAAGACCGCCGCGACAAGACCAGTCTTTTGATAACCCTGCCGGACAAACCCGGTGCACTGGCCCGGGTGCTGACAACATTGGCACACCAGTCCATCAACATGACCAAACTGGAGTCCCGTCCGTTCAAGGGCGAAAAATGGAAGTACGTCTTTTTCATGGACCTCGAATGCGATTTCGGAGGCGACCGTTACGAAGATGTACTCGAAGACATTCGACACCAATGCCACACATTGCGCGTATTGGGGTCGTACCCCACTCAGGAGGAAAGGCAATGA
- a CDS encoding 3-dehydroquinate synthase II family protein, which yields MKKVIFKSVPFDKKLITLALESGVDAVMVEKDQVEAVQSLGRVTVITPEDMPVVELTKKADEDTAVKRIAKGEDVVLKKGWEIIPVENILAQVDTLALECENLDRAVLAAGILERGCDTVVVLPEGAADLKQIVTELKLSQGTMDLQIATVTEIEPTGLGHRVCVDTISMLKKGQGMLIGNSSAFSFLVHAETESNPYVAARPFRINAGAVHAYAQMPGDKTTYLEELGAGSEVLIVGADGKTSLSTVGRVKVEVRPMLLIKAAVETEDGTKEGQVFLQNAETIRVVNDKGEPVSVVTLKKGDKIMVKTDEAGRHFGMRIKEEIKEG from the coding sequence ATGAAAAAAGTCATCTTCAAATCGGTCCCCTTTGACAAAAAGCTGATCACCCTCGCCCTCGAATCCGGTGTGGACGCCGTTATGGTGGAAAAGGATCAAGTGGAAGCCGTGCAATCCCTTGGTCGCGTCACTGTCATCACCCCTGAAGACATGCCCGTTGTCGAGCTGACAAAAAAGGCGGATGAGGACACCGCGGTCAAACGCATCGCAAAAGGCGAGGACGTGGTCCTGAAAAAGGGCTGGGAAATCATCCCGGTAGAGAACATTCTCGCACAGGTGGATACCCTTGCCCTGGAATGTGAAAATCTGGATCGTGCCGTTCTGGCAGCCGGTATCCTTGAGCGTGGCTGCGACACCGTGGTCGTTCTCCCTGAAGGAGCCGCCGACCTGAAGCAGATCGTTACCGAACTCAAACTCTCGCAGGGAACCATGGATCTTCAAATCGCAACCGTCACTGAAATCGAGCCCACTGGCCTCGGCCACCGCGTCTGCGTCGACACCATCTCCATGCTCAAGAAAGGCCAGGGCATGCTCATCGGTAACTCGTCGGCCTTTTCCTTTCTGGTGCATGCCGAGACCGAGTCGAACCCCTATGTGGCCGCACGCCCCTTCCGCATCAATGCCGGTGCAGTTCACGCCTATGCCCAGATGCCCGGTGACAAGACCACCTATCTCGAAGAACTGGGTGCCGGAAGCGAAGTGCTCATCGTCGGTGCCGACGGCAAGACTTCCCTGTCCACGGTCGGTCGTGTCAAAGTCGAAGTACGCCCCATGCTGCTGATCAAGGCTGCAGTGGAGACCGAAGACGGAACCAAGGAAGGCCAGGTTTTCCTGCAAAACGCTGAGACCATTCGCGTCGTCAACGACAAGGGCGAGCCTGTTTCCGTGGTCACGCTGAAAAAGGGCGACAAGATCATGGTCAAGACAGACGAGGCCGGAAGACACTTCGGCATGCGCATCAAGGAAGAGATCAAAGAGGGATAA
- a CDS encoding 2-amino-3,7-dideoxy-D-threo-hept-6-ulosonate synthase gives MHIGKAIRLERIVNRNTGKTIIVPMDHGVTVGPIDGLVDMREAVGKVVDGGANAVIEHKGLVRCGHRAEGKDIGLIVHLSASTTLSPFPNAKSLVASVEDAIRLGADAISIHCNLGDETESAMLADFGKIAADASNWGMPLLSMVYARGPKVGNEYDPNIVAHCARVGTELGADIIKVNYTGDPETFSKVCDACCVPVVIAGGPKLDSTESFLQMVHDSLEAGGAGLSVGRNVFQHENPTRLVEALNMIVHHDESVEKALEHINQQ, from the coding sequence ATGCACATCGGCAAAGCAATTCGATTGGAACGAATCGTCAATCGCAATACGGGGAAAACGATCATTGTCCCCATGGACCATGGAGTCACAGTCGGACCAATTGACGGTCTGGTGGACATGCGGGAAGCAGTGGGCAAAGTGGTGGATGGCGGAGCCAACGCCGTCATCGAACACAAGGGACTCGTTCGATGCGGTCACCGAGCCGAAGGAAAAGATATCGGCCTGATCGTCCACCTCTCCGCCTCAACCACCCTCTCCCCCTTCCCCAACGCCAAATCCCTCGTCGCCAGCGTAGAAGACGCCATCCGCCTCGGCGCAGACGCCATTTCCATCCACTGCAATCTCGGTGATGAGACCGAATCCGCCATGCTGGCCGATTTCGGTAAAATTGCCGCCGACGCCTCCAACTGGGGCATGCCGCTTCTTTCCATGGTCTACGCCCGGGGCCCGAAAGTCGGCAATGAATACGACCCGAACATCGTTGCCCACTGCGCCCGTGTCGGAACCGAGCTTGGCGCCGACATCATCAAGGTCAACTACACCGGCGATCCTGAAACATTCTCCAAAGTATGTGACGCCTGCTGCGTACCCGTTGTCATCGCAGGTGGCCCCAAACTCGACAGCACCGAATCCTTCCTCCAGATGGTTCACGATTCACTGGAAGCGGGCGGCGCCGGCTTGTCCGTCGGACGCAACGTCTTCCAGCATGAGAATCCCACCAGACTGGTTGAAGCTCTGAACATGATAGTGCATCATGACGAATCCGTAGAAAAAGCCCTCGAACATATCAATCAACAGTAA
- a CDS encoding ammonium transporter, with translation MFVRKSPTPKFSKVAVAMAAIGAALVPTLAHAEEVEYLTQSNGNILWTLVAAILVMLMQAGFGCVEAGFTRAKSAGNIMMKNFLDFSVGSICFFLFGFAIMFGLDAGGFMGTSGYALGGVAEADLPWTYTFWFFQSVFAATAATIVSGGMAERTKFSSYIIVSIVLTGVIYPLSGHWAWGSLWLGDDGAGWLEGLGFCDFAGSSVVHSVGGWIALAGAMVLGPRIGKYTEDGKAKAIPGHNIPLAGLGVFVLWFGWFGFNPGSTTTADNTIGFIAMNTSLAAGGGVLGAMIISWFRYGKPDISMTMNGALAGLVGITAGCATVSPSGSIVIGLIAGMLVVMSIEFIDKVLKIDDPVGASSVHGVCGAWGTLACGLFNTDGGLFYGGGFAQLGVQLIGVGVFFIWAFGAGYILMSIVKAMFGLRVTKEEELKGLDIAEHGSESYNGFQLFSNE, from the coding sequence ATGTTTGTAAGAAAGTCCCCGACCCCCAAGTTTTCGAAGGTCGCAGTCGCCATGGCCGCAATTGGTGCAGCACTGGTTCCGACCCTCGCCCACGCAGAAGAGGTAGAGTACCTCACGCAGAGCAATGGTAACATTCTCTGGACCCTGGTCGCCGCCATCCTGGTCATGCTCATGCAGGCCGGTTTCGGTTGTGTCGAAGCAGGTTTCACCCGCGCGAAATCCGCCGGTAACATCATGATGAAGAACTTCCTGGATTTCTCTGTCGGATCCATCTGCTTCTTCCTTTTCGGCTTTGCCATCATGTTTGGCCTTGACGCCGGTGGCTTCATGGGAACTTCCGGTTACGCCCTTGGCGGTGTTGCCGAAGCTGATCTGCCCTGGACCTACACGTTCTGGTTCTTCCAGTCCGTATTTGCCGCCACTGCTGCCACCATCGTTTCCGGTGGCATGGCAGAGCGCACCAAATTTTCCAGCTACATCATCGTATCCATTGTCCTGACCGGTGTCATCTACCCGTTGTCCGGTCACTGGGCATGGGGTTCCCTGTGGCTCGGCGATGACGGCGCAGGTTGGCTCGAAGGCCTTGGTTTCTGTGACTTCGCCGGTTCTTCCGTTGTTCACTCCGTCGGTGGCTGGATCGCCCTGGCTGGTGCCATGGTCCTGGGTCCCCGTATCGGCAAGTACACTGAAGACGGCAAGGCAAAGGCCATCCCCGGCCACAACATTCCCCTGGCCGGTCTGGGCGTCTTCGTCCTCTGGTTCGGCTGGTTCGGCTTCAACCCCGGTTCCACCACCACTGCTGACAACACCATCGGTTTCATCGCAATGAACACCTCCCTCGCTGCCGGTGGCGGTGTGCTCGGCGCCATGATCATCTCCTGGTTCCGTTACGGCAAGCCTGACATCTCCATGACCATGAACGGCGCTTTGGCCGGACTGGTCGGTATCACTGCCGGTTGTGCCACTGTTTCTCCCTCCGGTTCCATCGTGATCGGTCTCATCGCCGGTATGCTGGTGGTCATGTCCATCGAATTCATCGACAAGGTGCTGAAGATCGATGATCCGGTCGGTGCATCTTCTGTCCACGGCGTGTGCGGTGCCTGGGGTACCCTGGCTTGCGGTCTCTTCAATACCGACGGTGGCCTGTTCTACGGCGGCGGCTTCGCCCAGCTCGGCGTACAGCTCATCGGTGTCGGCGTCTTCTTCATCTGGGCGTTCGGCGCAGGGTATATCCTGATGTCCATCGTGAAGGCCATGTTCGGTCTGCGCGTCACCAAGGAAGAGGAACTCAAGGGTCTGGATATAGCCGAACACGGCTCCGAGTCCTACAACGGCTTCCAGCTCTTCAGCAACGAATAG
- a CDS encoding P-II family nitrogen regulator has protein sequence MKLIIAYIRPEKLNDVKQALYAKEIYSLSVTNILGSGRQKGFTETYRGVQMEVNLLKKVRLEIGVNDDFEAKAIEAIQTAGQTGTEGDGVIFVTELAKALRIRTGEDGIL, from the coding sequence ATGAAGCTTATCATAGCATACATCAGACCCGAAAAGCTCAACGACGTGAAGCAGGCTCTTTATGCCAAGGAGATCTACTCACTGTCCGTCACCAACATCCTCGGCTCAGGACGCCAGAAAGGATTCACCGAAACCTACCGCGGCGTTCAGATGGAAGTGAACCTGCTCAAAAAGGTTCGTCTTGAAATCGGCGTCAATGATGACTTTGAAGCCAAAGCCATCGAAGCGATACAGACCGCCGGTCAAACCGGAACCGAAGGCGATGGTGTCATCTTCGTCACGGAACTGGCCAAGGCCCTCCGTATCCGTACCGGCGAAGACGGCATCCTCTAA
- a CDS encoding EAL domain-containing protein, giving the protein MPTLQEIVDKKLILTHFQPQVSLKRKAVIGLEALSRGFDPETGDIIPPNLLFEQANDGASRLALDRVCRTKAMESFAALHRRDKTVMLSMNIDASCINSLTRGSNHLLKLVERCGISPNNVIIEIIESRCSDVDALMEFVRFYRKKDFLIALDDVGAGYSNLDRIPLIKPDVIKLDRSLISGVNRHFHKLEVVRSFTQMSNRIGSLVVAEGVETSSEAMCLLENGIDVFQGFYFARPAPGLDAVPGMSEKVDALADQHRLNRTRRIAEEKRLFSRLDLIVLTMCQILADTPSRGIRHALSKFMVTYPNVECLYVLDMKGRQMTDTVCNPERLKESKRFLYEPASMGADHSLKEYYLPIQAGLEKFTTPPYISLASGNLCTTIAHVVYHRASGRHIILCADLTREEDKTCS; this is encoded by the coding sequence ATGCCTACCCTACAGGAAATAGTAGATAAAAAGCTCATCCTGACCCATTTTCAGCCCCAGGTTTCGCTCAAGCGAAAAGCGGTTATCGGGCTGGAGGCTTTGAGCAGGGGCTTTGATCCCGAAACCGGAGACATCATCCCGCCAAACCTGCTTTTCGAGCAGGCCAATGACGGGGCGTCACGTCTTGCACTGGATCGAGTGTGCCGAACAAAGGCCATGGAATCCTTTGCTGCGTTGCATCGACGCGACAAGACGGTCATGCTTTCCATGAACATCGACGCATCCTGCATCAACTCGCTTACCAGAGGGTCGAACCATCTCCTGAAACTGGTGGAGCGGTGTGGCATCAGCCCTAACAATGTCATTATCGAGATCATCGAATCCCGTTGCAGTGATGTGGATGCACTCATGGAATTCGTGCGCTTCTACCGGAAAAAGGATTTCCTCATTGCGCTCGATGACGTTGGTGCCGGATATTCCAATCTGGATCGTATTCCCCTGATCAAACCGGATGTGATCAAGTTGGACCGATCGTTGATTTCCGGGGTGAACCGTCATTTCCACAAGTTGGAAGTCGTCCGAAGTTTTACCCAGATGTCGAATCGCATAGGCTCGCTTGTGGTGGCCGAAGGGGTCGAAACAAGCAGTGAAGCCATGTGTCTGCTGGAGAACGGCATTGATGTGTTTCAGGGATTCTATTTTGCCAGACCTGCGCCGGGGCTGGATGCGGTTCCGGGCATGTCGGAGAAGGTGGATGCCTTGGCCGATCAGCATCGGTTGAATAGAACACGTCGCATAGCCGAGGAAAAACGTCTGTTCTCGCGCCTTGACCTGATCGTACTGACCATGTGTCAGATTCTGGCCGACACGCCATCCCGAGGGATCAGGCATGCCCTGAGCAAATTCATGGTCACGTACCCCAATGTGGAGTGCCTGTATGTGCTCGATATGAAGGGCAGGCAGATGACGGATACCGTCTGCAACCCCGAGCGGCTCAAGGAATCCAAGCGGTTTCTCTATGAACCGGCCTCCATGGGCGCCGACCATTCGCTCAAGGAATACTATCTTCCCATCCAGGCTGGGCTGGAGAAATTCACTACGCCGCCATATATTTCATTGGCATCCGGCAATCTGTGCACCACCATTGCCCATGTGGTGTATCACCGGGCCAGCGGACGGCACATCATCCTATGCGCCGACTTGACTCGCGAGGAAGACAAAACCTGTTCCTGA
- a CDS encoding substrate-binding periplasmic protein, whose protein sequence is MLFYSMSRNAILIITAACAALLMSFSTGICGQSRRIVLATHDLNPYGYYHDSGKFDGDAVRVVRYALDKMGISLNLIVVPWERAQLMTWEGEADGFFAASKNEYRERHGVMSEIIADQKWTWYMLKSNPLDPSNDDFKENARVTSFIGANMLKWLKNNGYLVATPPKNTEALARMLQYQRFDAALANHRVMENIIHKHKLHGKFKSRTLQDKPLGVYFNRNYLARHPEFLEEFNHYVREYRTLNP, encoded by the coding sequence ATGCTATTCTACAGTATGAGTAGAAATGCCATTCTCATTATAACTGCTGCATGCGCGGCACTCCTCATGAGTTTTTCGACCGGCATCTGCGGCCAGTCTCGCCGAATTGTACTGGCGACGCACGACCTGAATCCGTACGGATACTATCATGATTCAGGAAAGTTCGATGGCGATGCAGTTCGCGTGGTTCGATACGCACTGGATAAAATGGGAATATCGCTCAATCTCATTGTGGTTCCGTGGGAGCGTGCCCAACTCATGACCTGGGAAGGTGAAGCCGACGGTTTTTTTGCTGCCTCGAAAAATGAATACCGCGAACGCCATGGAGTCATGTCCGAGATCATCGCCGACCAGAAATGGACATGGTACATGCTCAAAAGCAATCCACTCGATCCAAGCAACGACGATTTCAAAGAGAATGCGCGTGTCACATCATTTATTGGTGCCAATATGCTCAAATGGCTCAAGAACAACGGTTATTTGGTCGCCACGCCTCCTAAAAACACAGAAGCACTCGCAAGAATGCTCCAGTATCAACGGTTTGACGCCGCCCTGGCCAACCATCGAGTCATGGAGAACATCATCCACAAGCACAAACTGCACGGCAAGTTCAAAAGCCGCACGCTTCAGGACAAGCCGCTTGGTGTGTACTTCAACCGGAATTACCTGGCACGCCACCCGGAGTTTCTCGAAGAATTCAACCACTATGTACGTGAATACCGAACGCTCAATCCATAA